The following coding sequences lie in one Accipiter gentilis chromosome 31, bAccGen1.1, whole genome shotgun sequence genomic window:
- the F10 gene encoding coagulation factor X, translating to MADRLLLLLLCAALAGELRAEGAVFIKKENADKFLERTKRANSFLEELKKGNIERECNEERCSKEEAREAFEDQEKTEEFWNIYVDGNQCSSSPCHYGGHCKDGIGSYTCSCLDGYQGKNCEFVIPKYCKINNGDCEHFCSIKKSVQKDVLCSCAKGYVLAEDGKRCVSSVKYPCGKVFVKRKKRSVILPDDNSNVTSNQDGPPTNGTSLETAIVTTTESTTVRPGNGTSSKTPYVDTRIVGGDECLLGECPWQAVLLNEAGEEFCGGTILNENFILTAAHCMNQSKEIKVVVGEVDREKKEHSETMHTVDKILVHSKYIAETYDNDIALIKLKEPITFSEYIVAACLPEADFANEVLMNQRSGMVSGFGREFEGGRLSKKLKVLEVPYVDRNTCKQSTNFAITENMFCAGYETEQKDACQGDSGGPHVTRYKDTYFVTGIVSWGEGCAKKGKYGVYTKLSRFLRWVRTVMRQSF from the exons ATGGCCGACcgcctgctgctcctcctgctctgcgCGGCGCTGGCGGGCGAGCTCCGGGCTGAGGGAGCCG TATTcatcaagaaagaaaatgctgacaaGTTCTTGGAAAGAACAAAACGTGCTAACTCTTTTTTGGAGGAATTGAAGAAAGGGAATATTGAAAGAGAATGCAATGAGGAGCGCTGCTCAAAAGAAGAAGCAAGAGAAGCCTTTGAAGACCAGGAGAAAACT GAGGAATTCTGGAACATCTATGTAG aTGGGAACCAATGCAGCTCAAGTCCTTGTCATTATGGTGGACATTGTAAAGATGGAATTGGTTCCTACACTTGCTCATGCTTGGATGGTTACCAAGGCAAGAACTGTGAATTTG TCATACCAAAGTACTGCAAAATAAACAATGGTGACTGTGAGCATTTCTGCAGCATCAAAAAAAGTGTACAGAAGGATGTTTTGTGTTCCTGTGCAAAAGGGTATGTTCTAGCAGAGGATGGCAAACGCTGTGTTTCATCAG TAAAGTATCCTTGTGGAAAagtttttgtgaaaagaaaaaaaaggtcagttATTTTACCCGATGATAATAGCAATGTAACTAGTAATCAAGATGGGCCTCCCACAAATGGAACAAGTTTGGAGACGGCCATCGTTACTACCACAGAAAGCACAACCGTCCGTCCTGGCAATGGTACAAGTAGCAAGACTCCGTATGTCGATACCAGGATAGTGGGTGGTGATGAGTGCCTTCTTGGCGAATGTCCATGGCAG gctgTTCTGTTAAACGAGGCAGGGGAAGAGTTTTGCGGTGgaactattttaaatgaaaattttatactTACTGCAGCTCATTGCATGAACCAATCCAAAGAAATCAAAGTTGTTGTTG GTGAAgtggacagagaaaagaaagaacattcTGAAACGATGCATACTGTGGACAAAATACTTGTTCACTCTAAATACATTGCTGAGACTTACGATAATGACATAGCCTTGATAAAGCTGAAGGAACCTATAACGTTTTCTGAGTACATTGTCGCAGCATGCCTCCCTGAAGCAGACTTTGCTAATGAAGTTCTGATGAACCAAAGATCTGGGATGGTTAGTGGCTTTGGGCGTGAATTTGAAGGTGGACGACTATCCAAAAAACTGAAAGTGCTTGAAGTCCCCTATGTTGATAGGAACACTTGCAAGCAATCCACTAACTTTGCAAtaacagaaaacatgttttgtgCTGGTTATGAAACAGAGCAAAAAGATGCTTGTCAAGGAGACAGTGGAGGTCCCCATGTAACCAGATATAAGGATACTTATTTCGTTACTGGAATTGTTAGCTGGGGAGAAGGATGTGCAAAGAAAGGCAAATATGGTGTCTATACCAAACTGTCCAGGTTCTTACGCTGGGTAAGAACAGTCATGAGGCAAAGTTTCTAG
- the F7 gene encoding coagulation factor VII, giving the protein MVSRQCVALFLCSLLLVPLSLDAVFLKQEEASGFLERQRRANSFFEELKLGSLERECMEEKCSFEEAREIYHDDERTKEFWHIYSDPNQCDSNPCQNGGSCDDQFQDYVCRCPTEYEGKSCEKAMADKLKCIYDNGGCEQYCTDEQSEKRVCFCADDYALASDGVSCIPQVKYPCGKIPVLAKKNATTRGRIVGGSICPPGECPWQALIIQNQKEKCGGTLLSPEWVVTAAHCLEYTHPKQLRVRLGEHATNSDEKTEQESGVARIIIHEGYTNGQVNNDIALLGLETAMNLTDYVVPICLPEKQFAVYELSSIKFSTVSGWGRLLDGGATSSVLMRVDLPRVKTQECEKETDLNITENMFCAGDVTGVKDSCKGDSGGPHATKYKNTWFLTGIVSWGKGCAVKGSYGVYTRVSKYIDWLKKHMD; this is encoded by the exons ATGGTTTCCAGGCAGTGCGTGGCTTTGTTTCTCTGCTCTCTACTACTGGTTCCTCTTTCTCTGGATGCAG tctttctaaaGCAGGAAGAGGCAAGCGGCTTTTTGGAAAGGCAAAGACGAGCCAACAGCTTCTTCGAAGAGCTAAAACTGGGGTCACTAGAGCGAGAATGCATGGAAGAAAAGTGTTCCTTTGAGGAAGCAAGAGAGATTTACCATGATGATGAAAGGACA aaagagtTCTGGCACATCTATTCTG ACCCTAACCAGTGTGACTCCAACCCCTGTCAGAATGGCGGGAGTTGTGACGACCAGTTTCAGGATTATGTTTGCCGCTGTCCCACCGAATATGAGGGCAAAAGCTGTGAAAAAG CCATGGCTGACAAACTGAAGTGCATTTATGACAACGGTGGCTGTGAGCAGTACTGTACTGACGAGCAGTCTGAAAAACGAGTGTGCTTCTGTGCGGACGATTACGCTTTAGCGAGTGATGGCGTGTCCTGCATTCCCCAAG tgaaataccCATGTGGAAAAATACCAGtactggcaaaaaaaaatgcaactacaCGAGGGAGAATAGTAGGTGGTTCAATCTGTCCTCCAGGTGAATGTCCATGGCAA GCCCTTATAAtacagaatcagaaagaaaagtgtGGTGGTACCCTGCTTTCCCCAGAGTGGGTGGTCACTGCAGCTCACTGTTTGGAGTATACTCATCCTAAACAGCTTCGGGTGAGACTGG GTGAACATGCAACAAATTCCGATGAGAAAACTGAGCAAGAAAGTGGAGTTGCCAGGATCATCATTCATGAAGGATACACGAATGGACAAGTCAATAACGATATTGCCCTCCTAGGCCTGGAAACAGCCATGAATCTCACCGACTATGTGGTGCCGATATGTTTGCCTGAAAAGCAGTTTGCAGTGTATGAACTGTCCTCCATCAAGTTCTCCACAGTGAGCGGATGGGGACGCCTACTAGATGGAGGTGCCACGTCTTCTGTTCTGATGAGAGTTGATTTGCCACGTGTAAAGACACAAGAATGTGAAAAGGAGACCGATTTAAATATTACAGAGAATATGTTCTGTGCAGGAGACGTGACCGGCGTTAAAGACTCCTGCAAGGGAGACAGTGGTGGACCTCATGCTACAAAGTACAAGAACACTTGGTTTCTGACTGGGATTGTCAGCTGGGGAAAGGGCTGTGCTGTTAAAGGCAGCTATGGGGTTTACACAAGGGTATCCAAATACATCGACTGGTTGAAGAAGCACATGGATTAA